A genomic region of Gossypium hirsutum isolate 1008001.06 chromosome D01, Gossypium_hirsutum_v2.1, whole genome shotgun sequence contains the following coding sequences:
- the LOC107943057 gene encoding polynucleotide 3'-phosphatase ZDP — MLKVSFILTIPNKPKIPHLFCHFSKPESPKSPNLFSHFSFHFWEKRNMSTKIVAEYAKSGRSSCKKCGKTITAQVLRLGLVTRDARGFDMTKWHHLNCFHEKIDSLDVIKGFDSLKGVDQEALKKLADGSIKSPKQLRGKDDEEEREQDEEIESEKSNTKKIKLSAPDEKAQLDVAFSVSDIKDKYKDAALEPKWKAFQTIIFLERDDGLHDSGKIAAFDFDGCLAKTSLKRVGADAWSLMYPSIPEKLQSLYEEGFKLVIFTNESNIDRWKNKRQVAVDSKIGRITNFINKVKVPMQVFIACGISSSGGKAVDPFRKPKPGMWHIMEKHFNSGIPIDMDQSFYVGDAAGRPNDHSDADIKFAQAVGLKFYVPEDYFRS; from the exons ATGCTAAAAGTTTCCTTTATCCTCACAATCCCCAATAAACCCAAAATTCCTCATTTGTTTTGCCACTTCTCCAAACCAGAATCCCCTAAAAGCCCCAaccttttttctcatttttcttttcacttttggGAAAAGCGGAATATGTCCACCAAAATCGTAGCTGAGTATGCCAAGTCTGGCAGGTCCTCTTGCAAGAAATGTGGGAAAACCATTACTGCTCAGGTCCTGAGGTTAGGCCTTGTTACCAGAGATGCTAGGGGCTTTGATATGACCAAATGGCACCACTTGAATTGCTTCCATGAAAAAATTGATTCCCTTGATGTTATTAAGGGCTTTGACTCTCTCAAG GGTGTTGACCAGGAAGCTTTAAAGAAACTGGCTGATGGGTCTATTAAATCGCCTAAGCAG TTGCGAGGAAAAGATGATGAAGAGGAAAGGGAACAAGAtgaagaaattgaatcagagaaaAGCAATACAAAGAAAATTAAG TTGTCGGCACCTGATGAGAAAGCTCAGTTGGACGTAGCCTTTTCTGTCTCTGATATCAAGGATAAGTATAAG gATGCTGCATTAGAACCGAAATGGAAGGCATTCCAGACAATTATATTTCTTGAGCGG GATGACGGTCTCCATGATTCTGGTAAAATTGCAGCTTTTGATTTCGATGGTTGTCTGGCTAAAACATCTCTTAAAAG AGTTGGTGCAGATGCTTGGTCCCTTATGTATCCTTCAATACCAGAGAAGCTGCAGAGTCTTTATGAAGAGGGCTTTAAGCTG GTAATTTTTACAAATGAATCCAATATTGACCGCTGGAAGAATAAAAGGCAGGTAGCCGTGGACTCGAAAATTGGACGTATCACCAATTTCATCAATAAAGTAAAGGTTCCAATGCAG GTTTTTATAGCTTGTGGGATAAgcagttctggtggtaaagctGTTGATCCTTTCCGCAAACCAAAGCCTGGCATGTGGCACATTATGGAGAAACATTTCAATTCTGGCATTCCAATTGATATGGATCA ATCTTTTTATGTTGGCGATGCTGCTGGGAGACCCAATGATCATAGTGATGCTGATATAAAATTTGCACAG GCGGTAGGATTGAAATTTTATGTTCCTGAGGACTATTTCAGATCTTAG
- the LOC107943064 gene encoding rab3 GTPase-activating protein non-catalytic subunit isoform X3: MSKRSHHHLTELGCIACEDLTEFGAGKEGWLAPDAGTTVLCALDAHSLAIANRSVVLIIGWSDSDEPRVKIRPELSPIEAERITAIEWLVFDDIKVIAIGTSRGFLLMYSLRGDLIHRQMVYHGQIIKLRVRGTKKDLMQDISSEDVCVVMPGVIARFDGSDIRSMLQRWFQETHSRFWDEKSNKDLEDDGNSDNRLPYQIWNVNKYGSCVDAAITGIMPPPLMELQSSQRYYCAVTIGDDAVISAFRLSEDRKRSLVGVILSKVMPVTFSTIASFSKMIWRSEPTPTSKPEEKLQSFARASSLTCLKDYPRKGEKLTLSPSGTLAAITDSLGRILLLDTRALVVVRIWKGYRDANCFFMEMLVNRDDKRASSSYHVPGKSDYCLCLAIHAPRKGIIEVWGA, translated from the exons ATGTCCAAGCGGAGCCACCATCATTTGACGGAACTCGGCTGCATCGCCTGCGAAGATTTGACGGAGTTCGGTGCCGGAAAGGAAGGTTGGTTAGCCCCTGATGCCGGCACCACCGTCCTCTGCGCTCTCGACGCCCATTCTCTCGCAATCGCTAACCGATCTGTTGTTCTCATCATCGGCTGGTCCGACTCGGACGAACCTCGGGTTAAGATCCGACCCGAACTGTCACCTATCGAGGCAGAGCGCATCACGGCCATCGAGTGGCTGGTTTTCGATGATATTAAAGTGATTGCAATCGGAACCTCCAGAGGATTCCTTTTGATGTACTCTTTGCGTGGTGATTTGATTCATAGACAG atGGTATATCACGGACAAATCATAAAGCTAAGAGTTCGGGGAACTAAGAAAGATCTGATGCAAGATATATCTTCAGAGGATGTTTGTGTTGTCATGCCTGGTGTAATCGCTCGTTTTGATGGGTCTGATATACGG AGTATGCTTCAAAGGTGGTTTCAAGAAACTCATTCTCGTTTTTGGGATGAGAAATCAAATAAAGATTTAGAGGATGACGGAAACTCTGACAACAGATTGCCTTACCAGATATGGAATGTTAATAAGTATGGGTCATGTGTTGATGCAGCAATCACTGGCATAATGCCGCCTCCACTCATGGAACTCcag TCAAGTCAACGTTACTATTGTGCTGTCACCATTGGAGATGATGCTGTGATCTCTGCTTTCAG ACTTTCAGAAGATAGGAAACGTTCCTTGGTAGGAGTTATTTTGTCAAAAGTTATGCCTGTCACATTTTCCACTATTGCTTCTTTTTCCAAAATGATATGGCGGAGTGAACCAACACCAACCAGTAAACCAGAAGAGAAGCTTCAGTCATTTGCTCGAG CTTCTTCATTGACATGTTTGAAGGACTACCCAAGAAAGGGTGAAAAGCTGACCTTATCACCCAGTGGCACTTTGGCTGCTATCACGGATTCACTTGGTCGTATATTACTCTTAGATACTCGGGCACTTGTAGTAGTGCGAATTTGGAAG GGATATCGTGATGCAAACTGCTTTTTCATGGAAATGTTAGTGAATAGAGATGATAAACGTGCAAGTTCCTCTTACCATGTACCAGGAAAGAGTGACTATTGCCTCTGTTTAGCCATTCATGCGCCCCGAAAAGGAATTATTGAG GTATGGGGTGCATAA
- the LOC107943064 gene encoding rab3 GTPase-activating protein non-catalytic subunit isoform X2, translating to MSKRSHHHLTELGCIACEDLTEFGAGKEGWLAPDAGTTVLCALDAHSLAIANRSVVLIIGWSDSDEPRVKIRPELSPIEAERITAIEWLVFDDIKVIAIGTSRGFLLMYSLRGDLIHRQMVYHGQIIKLRVRGTKKDLMQDISSEDVCVVMPGVIARFDGSDIRSMLQRWFQETHSRFWDEKSNKDLEDDGNSDNRLPYQIWNVNKYGSCVDAAITGIMPPPLMELQSSQRYYCAVTIGDDAVISAFRLSEDRKRSLVGVILSKVMPVTFSTIASFSKMIWRSEPTPTSKPEEKLQSFARASSLTCLKDYPRKGEKLTLSPSGTLAAITDSLGRILLLDTRALVVVRIWKGYRDANCFFMEMLVNRDDKRASSSYHVPGKSDYCLCLAIHAPRKGIIEVWQMRTGPRVLAIQCAKGCRLLQPTYRFGSLSDSPYVPLEVFLLNGDSGQLSVLNRFLN from the exons ATGTCCAAGCGGAGCCACCATCATTTGACGGAACTCGGCTGCATCGCCTGCGAAGATTTGACGGAGTTCGGTGCCGGAAAGGAAGGTTGGTTAGCCCCTGATGCCGGCACCACCGTCCTCTGCGCTCTCGACGCCCATTCTCTCGCAATCGCTAACCGATCTGTTGTTCTCATCATCGGCTGGTCCGACTCGGACGAACCTCGGGTTAAGATCCGACCCGAACTGTCACCTATCGAGGCAGAGCGCATCACGGCCATCGAGTGGCTGGTTTTCGATGATATTAAAGTGATTGCAATCGGAACCTCCAGAGGATTCCTTTTGATGTACTCTTTGCGTGGTGATTTGATTCATAGACAG atGGTATATCACGGACAAATCATAAAGCTAAGAGTTCGGGGAACTAAGAAAGATCTGATGCAAGATATATCTTCAGAGGATGTTTGTGTTGTCATGCCTGGTGTAATCGCTCGTTTTGATGGGTCTGATATACGG AGTATGCTTCAAAGGTGGTTTCAAGAAACTCATTCTCGTTTTTGGGATGAGAAATCAAATAAAGATTTAGAGGATGACGGAAACTCTGACAACAGATTGCCTTACCAGATATGGAATGTTAATAAGTATGGGTCATGTGTTGATGCAGCAATCACTGGCATAATGCCGCCTCCACTCATGGAACTCcag TCAAGTCAACGTTACTATTGTGCTGTCACCATTGGAGATGATGCTGTGATCTCTGCTTTCAG ACTTTCAGAAGATAGGAAACGTTCCTTGGTAGGAGTTATTTTGTCAAAAGTTATGCCTGTCACATTTTCCACTATTGCTTCTTTTTCCAAAATGATATGGCGGAGTGAACCAACACCAACCAGTAAACCAGAAGAGAAGCTTCAGTCATTTGCTCGAG CTTCTTCATTGACATGTTTGAAGGACTACCCAAGAAAGGGTGAAAAGCTGACCTTATCACCCAGTGGCACTTTGGCTGCTATCACGGATTCACTTGGTCGTATATTACTCTTAGATACTCGGGCACTTGTAGTAGTGCGAATTTGGAAG GGATATCGTGATGCAAACTGCTTTTTCATGGAAATGTTAGTGAATAGAGATGATAAACGTGCAAGTTCCTCTTACCATGTACCAGGAAAGAGTGACTATTGCCTCTGTTTAGCCATTCATGCGCCCCGAAAAGGAATTATTGAG GTGTGGCAGATGAGAACCGGACCACGTGTCTTAGCTATCCAGTGTGCTAAAGGATGCAGATTGTTACAGCCAACATACAGGTTTGGATCATTATCAGACTCTCCTTATGTTCCTCTCGAAGTGTTTTTGTTGAATGGAGACTCAGGTCAGTTGTCAGTGCTGAATCGTTttcttaattga
- the LOC107943064 gene encoding rab3 GTPase-activating protein non-catalytic subunit isoform X1 yields MSKRSHHHLTELGCIACEDLTEFGAGKEGWLAPDAGTTVLCALDAHSLAIANRSVVLIIGWSDSDEPRVKIRPELSPIEAERITAIEWLVFDDIKVIAIGTSRGFLLMYSLRGDLIHRQMVYHGQIIKLRVRGTKKDLMQDISSEDVCVVMPGVIARFDGSDIRSMLQRWFQETHSRFWDEKSNKDLEDDGNSDNRLPYQIWNVNKYGSCVDAAITGIMPPPLMELQSSQRYYCAVTIGDDAVISAFRLSEDRKRSLVGVILSKVMPVTFSTIASFSKMIWRSEPTPTSKPEEKLQSFARASSLTCLKDYPRKGEKLTLSPSGTLAAITDSLGRILLLDTRALVVVRIWKVSSAFIILNSWEPTAPFSGLSSIFHALFQGYRDANCFFMEMLVNRDDKRASSSYHVPGKSDYCLCLAIHAPRKGIIEVWQMRTGPRVLAIQCAKGCRLLQPTYRFGSLSDSPYVPLEVFLLNGDSGQLSVLNRFLN; encoded by the exons ATGTCCAAGCGGAGCCACCATCATTTGACGGAACTCGGCTGCATCGCCTGCGAAGATTTGACGGAGTTCGGTGCCGGAAAGGAAGGTTGGTTAGCCCCTGATGCCGGCACCACCGTCCTCTGCGCTCTCGACGCCCATTCTCTCGCAATCGCTAACCGATCTGTTGTTCTCATCATCGGCTGGTCCGACTCGGACGAACCTCGGGTTAAGATCCGACCCGAACTGTCACCTATCGAGGCAGAGCGCATCACGGCCATCGAGTGGCTGGTTTTCGATGATATTAAAGTGATTGCAATCGGAACCTCCAGAGGATTCCTTTTGATGTACTCTTTGCGTGGTGATTTGATTCATAGACAG atGGTATATCACGGACAAATCATAAAGCTAAGAGTTCGGGGAACTAAGAAAGATCTGATGCAAGATATATCTTCAGAGGATGTTTGTGTTGTCATGCCTGGTGTAATCGCTCGTTTTGATGGGTCTGATATACGG AGTATGCTTCAAAGGTGGTTTCAAGAAACTCATTCTCGTTTTTGGGATGAGAAATCAAATAAAGATTTAGAGGATGACGGAAACTCTGACAACAGATTGCCTTACCAGATATGGAATGTTAATAAGTATGGGTCATGTGTTGATGCAGCAATCACTGGCATAATGCCGCCTCCACTCATGGAACTCcag TCAAGTCAACGTTACTATTGTGCTGTCACCATTGGAGATGATGCTGTGATCTCTGCTTTCAG ACTTTCAGAAGATAGGAAACGTTCCTTGGTAGGAGTTATTTTGTCAAAAGTTATGCCTGTCACATTTTCCACTATTGCTTCTTTTTCCAAAATGATATGGCGGAGTGAACCAACACCAACCAGTAAACCAGAAGAGAAGCTTCAGTCATTTGCTCGAG CTTCTTCATTGACATGTTTGAAGGACTACCCAAGAAAGGGTGAAAAGCTGACCTTATCACCCAGTGGCACTTTGGCTGCTATCACGGATTCACTTGGTCGTATATTACTCTTAGATACTCGGGCACTTGTAGTAGTGCGAATTTGGAAGGTTTCTTCtgcttttataattttgaattctTGGGAACCAACTGCTCCTTTTTCTGGTCTAAGCAGtatttttcatgcactctttCAGGGATATCGTGATGCAAACTGCTTTTTCATGGAAATGTTAGTGAATAGAGATGATAAACGTGCAAGTTCCTCTTACCATGTACCAGGAAAGAGTGACTATTGCCTCTGTTTAGCCATTCATGCGCCCCGAAAAGGAATTATTGAG GTGTGGCAGATGAGAACCGGACCACGTGTCTTAGCTATCCAGTGTGCTAAAGGATGCAGATTGTTACAGCCAACATACAGGTTTGGATCATTATCAGACTCTCCTTATGTTCCTCTCGAAGTGTTTTTGTTGAATGGAGACTCAGGTCAGTTGTCAGTGCTGAATCGTTttcttaattga
- the LOC121213528 gene encoding receptor-like protein 9DC3, with the protein MPFNLPIFTFQLIDFTGHIPIALGNLGFLVLLDISDNDLSSTLSSSKSSLSYLSFARNSLISGYLPASIGNLLHSLQYFNASSCNISGSIPGEIGNWYVDYVDFSGNLFSGTIPDRICDRNNDLRYLAFNDNQLEGILPLSLINYSVLVSLNVADNNLSDTFPHCLLPTKFFQNLKALKEVGYGYESEYDYEYRHGSWRDRWLQALNLSHNNLTGPIPPSFVNLAVFESFALLFNKLSGIIPSQLTNLTFLDVLRFWNKNLVGPNPSGKQFNTFENDTYRAKVLRSLTTKFDHVMAAIEETKDLSVLSVDELMGSLQSHEARINRSIEKSEE; encoded by the exons ATGCCTTTCAACTTGCCTATATTTACCTTTCAACTAATTGATTTTACAGGACATATTCCAATTGCCTTGGGTAATCTTGGATTTCTAGTATTGCTGGACATATCGGATAATGATTTAAGCAGCACACTGTCATCCTCGAAAAGCAGCTTGAGTTACTTGTCATTTGCAAGAAATTCATTGATCAGTGGTTACCTTCCGGCTTCTATAGGAAATCTGTTGCATTCTCTTCAATATTTCAATGCTTCGAGCTGCAACATTAGTGGCAGCATTCCAGGGGAAATTGGGAACTGGTATGTTGACTATGTGGATTTTTCAGGAAATCTTTTTTCGGGTACAATTCCTGATAGAATTTGCGATCGAAATAATGATTTGAGATATCTTGCCTTTAATGACAATCAATTGGAAGGGATTCTGCCACTATCTTTGATTAATTACAGTGTACTGGTATCTTTGAATGTTGCAGACAACAACTTAAGTGATACCTTTCCCCATTG CTTATTGCCAACCAAGTTCTTCCAAAATCTCAAGGCTCTGAAAGAAGTTGGATATGGATATGAATCTGAATATGACTATGAATATAGACATG GTAGTTGGAGAGATAGATGGCTTCAAGCACTCAATCTCTCTCATAACAACCTGACTGGTCCTATCCCACCGTCATTTGTGAATTTGGCCGTATTTGAATCATTTGCTCTCTTATTTAATAAGTTGAGTGGCATAATCCCTTCCCAATTGACAAATTTGACATTTCTTGACGTGTTAAGGTTTTGGAACAAGAATCTTGTTGGACCCAATCCTAGTGGAAAGCAGTTTAACACATTTGAGAATGATACTTATAGAG CGAAAGTTTTGCGAAGCCTGACGACAAAATTTGATCATGTTATGGCTGCTATTGAAGAAACCAAAGATCTGTCAGTTCTCTCCGTTGATGAACTGATGGGGTCTCTTCAATCTCATGAGGCGAGAATCAACAGATCAATAGAAAAGAGCGAAGAGTAG